A window of the Rhodoferax sp. GW822-FHT02A01 genome harbors these coding sequences:
- the mltB gene encoding lytic murein transglycosylase B, which yields MQQADAIAARRGLDVNWVRHAIGEARLVPAITKAILPPPAGVPKNWQAYRSRFVEPVRIKAGTQFWLANIETLQRAEEQTGVPASIIVGILGVETIYGQHTGNFRVIDALCTLAFDFPAAHPKAEARTAFFLSELEEYLALTARTHTDPLALRGSYAGAMGWPQFMPSSWVKYAIDFDGDGRVDLFNSQADVIGSVANYFKAFNWQRGMPTHFGVSVDPALFDKEALMAPDIVPTFSVEQLAAKGVQVDEAARTYGGPLALIELQNGDAEPLYLAGTENFYTITRYNWSSYYAMAVIELGRAVADAMGSQTQMATTRESGVTK from the coding sequence ATGCAACAGGCCGATGCCATTGCCGCACGCCGTGGGCTGGATGTGAACTGGGTGCGCCATGCGATCGGTGAGGCACGCCTTGTACCGGCCATCACCAAGGCCATTCTCCCGCCGCCCGCAGGCGTGCCCAAGAACTGGCAGGCCTACCGCAGCCGCTTCGTGGAGCCCGTGCGCATCAAGGCCGGAACCCAATTCTGGCTGGCCAACATCGAGACATTGCAGCGTGCCGAAGAACAGACCGGCGTGCCCGCCAGCATCATCGTGGGCATTCTTGGTGTGGAAACCATCTATGGACAGCACACCGGCAACTTCCGCGTGATCGATGCGCTGTGCACGCTTGCGTTCGACTTTCCCGCGGCCCACCCCAAGGCCGAGGCCCGCACTGCCTTCTTTCTGTCGGAGCTGGAAGAGTACCTGGCTCTGACCGCCCGCACCCACACCGATCCGCTGGCGCTGCGCGGCAGTTATGCCGGTGCCATGGGTTGGCCGCAGTTCATGCCGTCGAGCTGGGTCAAGTACGCCATTGACTTCGATGGTGACGGGCGCGTGGATCTGTTCAACAGCCAGGCCGATGTGATAGGGTCAGTCGCCAACTACTTCAAGGCCTTCAACTGGCAACGCGGCATGCCCACCCACTTTGGCGTCAGCGTGGACCCGGCCTTGTTTGACAAGGAAGCCCTGATGGCACCGGACATCGTGCCAACCTTCAGCGTGGAACAGCTGGCCGCCAAGGGCGTGCAAGTGGACGAAGCGGCAAGAACCTACGGTGGCCCCCTGGCCTTGATTGAACTGCAAAACGGGGACGCCGAACCGCTGTACCTGGCTGGCACTGAGAACTTTTACACCATCACCCGCTACAACTGGAGCAGCTACTACGCCATGGCCGTCATTGAGCTGGGCCGGGCCGTGGCCGATGCCATGGGTTCGCAGACCCAAATGGCCACAACGCGCGAAAGTGGCGTGACAAAATAA
- a CDS encoding ComEC/Rec2 family competence protein, translated as MAEVHLFSSDPPHQRVGPFAALLGWVLGAALQLQQANLWPLRAYLLLALAGLAWCVWQRRRPAWARKHRQLGWLLAMALLGFASTGLRCLAYETRTLLPALEGRDVQVTGVVVDMPQRSEAGLRFTLAIEAAVLDGQPVDMPPRVDVGWYTTGVSATGDTVALQRQPEDVHAGERWRMTLRLKAPHGSRNPFGFDYELWLWERGVQATAYVRASAADPVPQLLGQTWTHPVALLRQTVRERIATHVEQRQYAGLIAALVVGDQNAIDGFGKKSSSLSYFLNK; from the coding sequence ATGGCCGAAGTGCATCTTTTCAGCTCAGACCCACCGCACCAGCGCGTCGGCCCCTTTGCCGCATTGCTGGGCTGGGTGCTGGGGGCGGCCCTGCAACTGCAGCAGGCTAACCTGTGGCCGCTCCGGGCCTACCTGCTCCTGGCGCTGGCGGGTCTGGCGTGGTGCGTGTGGCAACGCCGCCGGCCGGCCTGGGCACGGAAGCACCGACAGTTGGGCTGGTTGCTGGCGATGGCACTGCTCGGGTTTGCCAGCACCGGTTTGCGTTGCCTGGCATACGAGACGCGAACCCTGCTGCCGGCGCTGGAAGGGCGGGACGTGCAGGTCACGGGCGTGGTCGTCGACATGCCGCAGCGCAGTGAGGCCGGCTTGCGCTTTACCTTGGCCATCGAGGCGGCCGTGTTGGACGGGCAACCAGTGGACATGCCACCCCGGGTTGATGTGGGCTGGTACACCACCGGTGTATCTGCAACAGGCGATACGGTGGCCTTGCAGCGCCAGCCCGAGGACGTGCATGCCGGAGAGCGTTGGCGCATGACCTTGCGGCTCAAGGCGCCACACGGCAGCCGAAACCCTTTTGGCTTTGACTACGAACTGTGGTTGTGGGAGCGCGGGGTCCAGGCAACGGCCTATGTGAGGGCCAGTGCAGCGGACCCGGTACCGCAGCTGCTGGGGCAGACCTGGACGCACCCGGTGGCGCTGCTGCGTCAGACGGTACGTGAGCGCATTGCGACCCATGTGGAGCAGCGTCAGTATGCAGGGCTGATTGCCGCATTGGTGGTGGGCGACCAGAACGCTATAGATGGTTTTGGGAAAAAGAGTTCTTCCTTGAGCTATTTCCTCAATAAATAA
- a CDS encoding DUF3488 and transglutaminase-like domain-containing protein: MNVLDRLQHLPRDTRDTLFLLCVIAWITLPQVNHLPLWCSVMTALVLVWRGWIAVRGGTLPSRWLLLLMLLAASGATFYSHRTLMGRDAGVTFIVVLLALKTLEMHARRDAFVVFFLGFFTLLSNFFFSQSLLTAFAMVIGLLGLLTALVNHHMPVGRPPLALAARTAAGMALLGAPIMVVLFVLFPRIAPLWGMPGDGGAGHTGLSNSMRVGSIANLALDDSIAMRIRFEGKPPAQRDLYFRGPVLSTFDGRDWKPLRSGFPAHMQLADRLEVRGDPVRYEVTLEGSNQAWLPLLDAAPKAPALPGYGVHMQADLQWTADRPMVDLVRFKAESYTTFRHGPMKEELGLQDLVELPPGFNPRTLQLAQDIRRDPRYARANAPALVEVVMDKLRTGGYTYTLDPGVFGTHTADEFWFDRKQGFCEHIASSFVLLMRALDIPARVVTGYQGGEPNAVDGFWTVRQSDAHAWAEVWMAGRGWVRVDPTSAVAPGRTGSLQRLVPVPGLVAQALNTLSPGFEVNLRALWEATNNRWNQWVLNYSQARQLDLLRNIGFESPGWEDLSYLLIGLIVLVSLAGAAWTQWERMRQDPWLRLLHGAAHRLEQAGLVVDANAAPRQLAMALRKQWGFDPSGASRQASADIRQLHDWLLRLEAWRYAPASQDAHATRIALGTLQRQYRQLHWPQRAPKTP; encoded by the coding sequence ATGAATGTCCTCGACCGTCTGCAGCATCTGCCCCGCGACACGCGCGACACGCTGTTCCTGCTGTGTGTGATTGCCTGGATCACACTGCCCCAGGTCAACCACCTGCCCCTGTGGTGCAGCGTGATGACGGCGCTGGTGCTGGTCTGGCGTGGCTGGATTGCGGTTCGCGGTGGCACCTTGCCTTCGCGCTGGCTGTTGCTGCTGATGCTGTTGGCCGCCAGCGGCGCCACGTTCTACAGCCACCGCACTCTGATGGGCCGCGACGCCGGCGTGACCTTCATTGTGGTGTTGCTGGCGCTCAAGACACTGGAGATGCATGCCCGGCGCGACGCCTTTGTGGTGTTCTTCCTGGGCTTCTTCACGCTGCTGTCCAACTTCTTTTTCTCGCAAAGCCTGTTGACAGCGTTCGCCATGGTGATCGGCTTGCTGGGGCTGCTGACGGCCCTGGTCAACCACCACATGCCGGTGGGTCGCCCGCCTCTGGCACTGGCGGCACGCACGGCGGCGGGCATGGCGCTGCTAGGTGCACCCATCATGGTGGTGCTGTTTGTGCTGTTCCCTCGCATCGCGCCGCTGTGGGGCATGCCGGGTGATGGCGGGGCCGGGCATACCGGGCTGTCCAACAGCATGCGGGTGGGCAGCATTGCCAATCTGGCGCTAGACGACAGCATTGCCATGCGCATCCGCTTCGAGGGCAAGCCGCCGGCCCAGCGCGACCTGTACTTCCGCGGGCCGGTGCTGTCCACCTTTGATGGACGGGACTGGAAGCCACTGCGCAGCGGCTTTCCCGCGCACATGCAACTGGCAGACCGGCTTGAGGTGCGTGGCGACCCAGTGCGTTACGAAGTCACGCTGGAAGGCAGCAACCAGGCCTGGTTGCCCTTGCTCGATGCCGCGCCGAAAGCGCCCGCACTGCCGGGCTACGGCGTGCACATGCAGGCGGACCTGCAATGGACGGCGGACCGGCCGATGGTGGACCTGGTGCGCTTCAAGGCAGAGAGCTACACCACCTTCCGGCACGGCCCTATGAAGGAGGAACTGGGCTTGCAGGATCTGGTCGAGCTGCCTCCAGGCTTCAACCCGCGCACCTTGCAACTGGCACAAGACATACGGCGCGACCCGCGCTATGCCCGTGCCAATGCGCCGGCGCTGGTGGAGGTGGTAATGGACAAGCTGCGCACCGGTGGCTACACCTACACATTAGACCCGGGTGTGTTCGGCACCCACACGGCCGACGAATTTTGGTTTGACCGCAAGCAGGGCTTTTGCGAGCACATCGCATCGAGCTTTGTGCTGCTGATGCGTGCACTGGACATCCCGGCGCGCGTGGTAACGGGCTACCAGGGCGGCGAGCCCAACGCGGTCGACGGATTCTGGACAGTGCGTCAGAGTGATGCCCACGCTTGGGCAGAGGTCTGGATGGCAGGCCGCGGCTGGGTCCGCGTGGACCCCACATCTGCCGTGGCACCGGGGCGCACCGGTTCGCTGCAGCGTCTGGTGCCGGTACCGGGACTGGTGGCCCAGGCGCTCAATACGCTGAGCCCAGGCTTCGAAGTCAATCTGCGTGCGCTATGGGAAGCCACCAACAACCGCTGGAACCAGTGGGTGCTCAACTACTCGCAGGCGCGCCAACTGGACCTGCTGCGCAACATCGGATTTGAATCACCGGGTTGGGAAGACCTGAGCTATCTGCTCATTGGTCTGATCGTACTGGTCAGTTTGGCAGGCGCGGCCTGGACACAGTGGGAGCGCATGCGCCAGGACCCCTGGCTGCGTCTGCTGCACGGCGCGGCGCACCGCCTGGAACAGGCTGGGCTGGTCGTGGACGCCAATGCCGCACCCCGGCAGTTGGCGATGGCCTTGCGGAAGCAATGGGGTTTCGACCCGAGCGGAGCTTCCAGGCAGGCCAGCGCGGATATCCGGCAATTGCACGATTGGCTATTGCGTCTGGAGGCATGGCGCTATGCGCCTGCATCGCAGGACGCACATGCCACGCGTATCGCGCTAGGTACACTGCAGCGGCAATACCGCCAGTTGCACTGGCCTCAACGAGCTCCCAAGACACCGTGA
- a CDS encoding circularly permuted type 2 ATP-grasp protein, which yields MQKFDEMYTKLPYEFFSKGEQIRDHYKIYDEWLARQPGDMMAKRREEAEMIFRRVGITFAVYGEKDESGAGTERLIPFDLIPRIIPAHEWASMEKGLVQRVNALNRFIHDIYHEQEILKAGVVPRDQIEGNAQFRPEMVGVDVPHQIYSHISGIDIVRAPDAKGNGEYYVLEDNLRVPSGVSYMLEDRKMMMRLFPDLFSAHRVAPIAHYPDLLLETLRASSPETSADPTVVVLTPGMYNSAYFEHAFLAQQMGVELVEGQDLFVKDKFVYMRTTRGPRRVDVIYRRVDDDFLDPTVFRPTSTLGCAGLVDAYRSGHVTICNAVGTGIADDKSIYPYVPKMIEFYLGEKPILNNVPTYMCRNKDDLAYTLANLKDLVVKEVHGAGGYGMLVGPAATNAEIEDFRKALLANPSGYIAQPTLSLSSCPTFVESGIAPRHIDLRPYVLSGKTVQMVPGGLTRVALKEGSLVVNSSQGGGTKDTWILEN from the coding sequence ATGCAGAAATTTGACGAGATGTACACCAAGCTGCCCTACGAGTTCTTCTCCAAAGGTGAGCAAATCCGCGATCACTACAAGATCTACGATGAGTGGCTGGCCCGCCAACCTGGCGACATGATGGCCAAGCGGCGCGAGGAGGCGGAAATGATCTTCCGCCGCGTCGGCATCACGTTCGCGGTGTACGGTGAGAAGGACGAGAGCGGAGCCGGTACCGAACGTCTGATTCCCTTTGACCTCATCCCCCGCATCATTCCTGCCCACGAGTGGGCCAGCATGGAAAAAGGCCTGGTGCAACGCGTCAATGCGCTCAACCGCTTCATCCACGACATCTACCACGAGCAGGAAATCCTCAAGGCCGGCGTCGTGCCGCGCGACCAGATCGAGGGCAATGCCCAGTTCCGCCCCGAGATGGTGGGCGTGGACGTGCCGCACCAGATCTATTCCCACATCTCCGGCATCGACATCGTGCGTGCGCCCGACGCCAAGGGCAACGGCGAGTACTACGTGCTGGAAGACAACCTGCGCGTGCCCAGTGGTGTGAGCTACATGCTGGAAGACCGCAAGATGATGATGCGGCTGTTCCCCGACTTGTTCAGTGCACACCGCGTTGCACCGATCGCGCACTACCCCGACCTGTTGCTGGAAACGCTGCGCGCCAGCAGCCCCGAGACCAGCGCCGACCCCACGGTGGTGGTGTTGACTCCCGGCATGTACAACAGCGCCTACTTCGAGCATGCCTTCCTGGCCCAGCAGATGGGCGTGGAACTGGTCGAAGGCCAAGACCTTTTTGTGAAGGACAAGTTCGTCTACATGCGCACCACGCGCGGACCGCGTCGCGTGGACGTGATCTACCGCCGTGTGGATGACGACTTCCTGGACCCCACCGTGTTCCGCCCGACCTCCACCCTGGGTTGTGCCGGGCTGGTGGATGCCTACCGCTCGGGCCATGTGACCATCTGCAACGCAGTGGGCACGGGCATCGCGGACGACAAGTCCATCTACCCGTATGTGCCCAAGATGATCGAGTTCTACCTGGGTGAAAAGCCCATCCTGAACAACGTCCCCACCTACATGTGCCGCAACAAGGACGATCTGGCCTACACCCTGGCCAACCTGAAGGATCTGGTGGTCAAGGAAGTGCACGGCGCCGGTGGCTACGGCATGCTGGTGGGACCGGCTGCAACCAACGCAGAAATAGAAGACTTCCGCAAGGCCCTGCTGGCCAATCCCAGCGGCTACATCGCGCAGCCCACGCTCAGCCTCTCGAGTTGCCCCACCTTTGTGGAAAGCGGCATCGCACCGCGCCACATTGATTTGCGCCCTTATGTTCTCTCTGGCAAGACGGTGCAGATGGTGCCCGGCGGCCTGACACGGGTGGCCCTGAAGGAGGGCTCGCTGGTGGTGAACAGCAGCCAGGGCGGCGGCACCAAAGATACCTGGATTTTGGAGAACTAG
- a CDS encoding methyl-accepting chemotaxis protein, which produces MFHFDSLTISRRLALLTAICLLGISALVAFLLVTERTLIMEERQLGVQQAVETAHGVVSHFHAQVAAGKLSDEEARKSAMNALKVMRYSGNEYFWINDMDAHMVMHPIKPEMDGKDVSDTQDPTGKHLFVEFAQTVKTNGSGFVWYLWPKPGSDTPVQKVSFVKGFAPWGWVLGSGVYVDTVDKYISQRIFHATLATVVFAAVLIAVSMLISRGVISLLGAEPVKAVAITQRMAGGDLATPIELRAGDQTSLLHAIQGMQRSFASIVSEVRRGALGVAAASTDIAQSDADLSARTEHQASALEETAANMQELNATVQRNADSARQANQLAVSASAVATKGGAVVSQVVDTMKGINEASTRISAIISVIDGIAFQTNILALNAAVEAARAGEQGRGFAVVASEVRLLAGRSAEAAREIKTLISTSVERVEQGTLQVDQAGATMQEVVDSIRRVTDIMTEITSASEEQALGVAQIGEAVGSLDHATQQNAALVHEMADAAARLKSLADDLVHNVSVFKLETS; this is translated from the coding sequence ATGTTTCATTTTGATTCCCTCACGATTTCCCGTCGACTGGCACTTCTGACAGCCATCTGCCTGCTGGGCATCAGTGCATTGGTGGCCTTTCTGCTGGTGACTGAACGCACACTCATCATGGAAGAGCGGCAACTGGGTGTGCAGCAGGCGGTGGAAACGGCGCATGGTGTGGTGAGTCACTTTCATGCTCAGGTGGCCGCCGGAAAGCTCTCGGATGAAGAGGCCCGCAAGAGCGCCATGAACGCCCTGAAGGTGATGCGCTACAGCGGCAACGAGTACTTCTGGATCAACGACATGGATGCGCACATGGTGATGCATCCGATCAAGCCGGAAATGGACGGCAAGGATGTCAGCGACACCCAAGACCCCACCGGCAAGCACCTGTTCGTGGAATTCGCTCAGACGGTCAAGACCAACGGCAGTGGCTTTGTCTGGTACCTCTGGCCCAAACCCGGCAGCGACACGCCGGTGCAGAAGGTGTCTTTTGTCAAGGGCTTTGCGCCCTGGGGTTGGGTGCTGGGTTCGGGGGTGTATGTGGACACGGTGGACAAATACATCTCCCAACGGATCTTCCACGCCACGTTGGCCACCGTGGTGTTCGCTGCTGTGCTGATTGCGGTGAGCATGCTGATCTCGCGCGGGGTCATCTCGCTGCTGGGTGCAGAACCGGTGAAGGCCGTGGCAATTACGCAGCGCATGGCCGGTGGTGATCTGGCCACGCCCATTGAACTGCGTGCGGGTGACCAGACCAGTCTGTTGCATGCCATACAGGGTATGCAGCGCAGCTTTGCCTCCATCGTGAGTGAGGTTCGCCGCGGCGCGCTAGGTGTTGCCGCCGCCAGTACAGATATCGCCCAAAGCGATGCCGATCTGTCGGCCCGCACCGAACACCAGGCCAGCGCACTGGAAGAAACCGCTGCCAATATGCAGGAGCTCAATGCCACAGTGCAACGCAATGCCGACTCGGCCCGGCAGGCCAATCAGCTGGCAGTGAGTGCTTCGGCGGTTGCGACCAAGGGTGGAGCCGTGGTCAGCCAGGTGGTAGACACCATGAAGGGCATCAATGAAGCCTCCACACGCATCTCCGCCATCATCAGCGTGATCGACGGCATTGCCTTCCAGACCAACATCCTGGCGCTCAATGCAGCCGTTGAAGCAGCACGGGCGGGCGAGCAGGGACGCGGCTTTGCCGTGGTTGCCAGTGAAGTGCGCCTGCTGGCTGGTCGCAGTGCCGAGGCCGCGCGTGAAATCAAGACCCTGATCAGTACCAGTGTGGAACGCGTGGAGCAAGGCACACTGCAAGTCGATCAGGCGGGTGCCACCATGCAGGAAGTGGTGGACTCCATACGGCGGGTCACCGACATCATGACCGAAATCACCAGTGCCAGCGAAGAGCAGGCACTGGGAGTGGCTCAGATTGGTGAAGCTGTTGGCTCACTGGACCATGCAACCCAGCAGAATGCCGCCCTGGTGCACGAGATGGCCGACGCCGCTGCGCGACTGAAATCACTGGCCGATGACCTGGTGCACAACGTTTCCGTATTCAAGCTGGAAACGTCGTGA
- a CDS encoding alpha-E domain-containing protein: MLSRTADHLFWMSRYTERAENTARMLDVNYQTSLLPQSEAVALMGWQGLLSISELTGAYNKRFETVTAQNVMSFMVKDESNPSSIVSCLGAARENARAVRGTLTTEVWETLNQTWLEVKRMIKSGEFEADPAQFFEWVKFRSHLSRGVTVGTMLMDEALYFMRMGTFLERADNTARLVDVKFHAVQSDFYGVANERDQEYDFYHWSAILRSVSAFEVYRKVYRDVIQPERVAELLILKPDMPRSLHASLNEVVNNLALVSSNPASETLRRAGKLRAELKYGRIDEILATGLHAYLTQFLDRVNDLGAHISREFLVAGA, from the coding sequence ATGCTGTCACGTACCGCCGATCACCTCTTCTGGATGTCCCGCTATACCGAGCGGGCCGAGAACACCGCGCGCATGCTGGATGTGAATTACCAGACTTCACTGCTGCCCCAATCCGAAGCCGTGGCCCTCATGGGATGGCAGGGCCTGCTGAGCATCAGCGAACTCACCGGTGCCTACAACAAGCGCTTTGAAACGGTCACAGCGCAGAATGTGATGAGCTTCATGGTCAAGGACGAAAGCAATCCGTCCTCCATCGTCTCCTGCCTGGGCGCTGCCCGGGAAAATGCGCGTGCCGTGCGTGGCACCCTGACCACCGAAGTCTGGGAGACGCTCAACCAGACCTGGCTGGAAGTCAAGCGCATGATCAAGAGCGGCGAGTTCGAGGCCGATCCCGCGCAGTTCTTTGAATGGGTGAAGTTCCGCTCGCACCTCTCACGCGGTGTCACCGTGGGCACCATGCTGATGGACGAGGCCCTGTACTTCATGCGCATGGGCACATTCCTGGAGCGCGCCGACAACACCGCGCGTCTGGTGGATGTGAAGTTCCATGCGGTGCAGAGCGACTTTTATGGCGTGGCCAATGAGCGCGACCAGGAATACGACTTCTACCACTGGAGCGCCATCCTGCGCAGCGTCTCGGCCTTCGAGGTCTACCGCAAGGTCTACCGCGATGTGATCCAGCCTGAGCGCGTGGCCGAGCTGCTCATCCTCAAGCCTGACATGCCGCGCTCATTGCACGCCAGCCTCAATGAGGTGGTGAACAACCTGGCCCTGGTCTCCAGCAATCCTGCCAGCGAAACTCTGCGTCGCGCGGGCAAGCTGCGCGCTGAACTCAAGTACGGCCGCATCGACGAGATTCTCGCCACGGGCCTGCACGCCTATCTCACACAGTTCCTGGACCGTGTGAACGATCTGGGCGCGCACATCAGCCGCGAGTTCCTGGTCGCGGGAGCCTGA
- a CDS encoding SPOR domain-containing protein, translating to MAPPNAAPEKMLLDRSDASATIDLYRAALGPIRTDYYLKAFTRFDAAGRSSLSWNWEAALLTLNWLAFRRLWGAALAYGGAVVFAALLLFGIGRLVFQLPSSGLWGLLALLVLAAIAVPGALGNAWLYAATNKRIERALADSATLEEAQTLLQQQLAGRRRLGLLAGLNVVLCALVAVIVQSLPDTGSLPLNSSKMGQAPTATVEEWQAAQGKQAVAMASAPQDTASAPATQASNTVSRMSQGMVQVANSAAVPEPQSATSAPMPTPTPVSAPTPAPAASTPVAASAATPTAQAPAKAEKPAKVAKGKKAAKAEARAHAEAARSARAAKPKPAASSPAAAAQTADSYVVNVGLFADENNARNAYTKLKDAGLPAQSQEVKSSKGPRTRVRVGPFETQAEADRAADTIRGLHLEAQVFKP from the coding sequence ATGGCCCCACCCAACGCCGCCCCCGAAAAAATGCTGCTGGATCGCTCCGATGCCAGCGCCACCATCGATCTGTATCGCGCCGCACTCGGCCCCATCCGTACGGACTACTACCTCAAGGCCTTCACCCGCTTCGATGCGGCCGGCCGCAGCAGCCTGAGCTGGAATTGGGAAGCGGCGCTGCTCACGCTCAACTGGCTGGCATTTCGGCGCCTCTGGGGTGCAGCCCTGGCCTACGGCGGTGCGGTGGTGTTTGCGGCCCTGCTGCTGTTCGGCATTGGTCGCCTGGTATTCCAACTCCCTTCCAGCGGCCTGTGGGGATTGTTGGCGCTGCTGGTATTGGCAGCCATTGCGGTACCCGGTGCGCTGGGCAATGCCTGGCTGTATGCGGCAACCAACAAACGCATCGAGCGTGCGCTGGCCGACAGCGCCACGCTGGAAGAAGCGCAGACCCTGCTGCAACAGCAGTTGGCCGGACGGCGGCGCTTGGGGCTCCTCGCGGGCTTGAATGTGGTGCTGTGCGCCCTGGTGGCCGTCATCGTGCAGTCCCTACCTGACACCGGTAGCTTGCCCCTGAACAGTAGCAAGATGGGCCAGGCGCCTACCGCGACCGTGGAAGAGTGGCAAGCCGCACAGGGCAAGCAAGCAGTAGCAATGGCATCTGCGCCGCAAGATACCGCCTCGGCACCGGCCACGCAGGCATCCAACACCGTTTCGCGCATGAGCCAGGGTATGGTGCAGGTGGCCAACTCGGCCGCAGTACCCGAACCACAGAGCGCGACTTCCGCTCCCATGCCAACGCCAACGCCCGTTTCCGCGCCAACGCCTGCGCCGGCAGCTTCAACACCTGTTGCCGCATCTGCTGCAACGCCGACGGCGCAAGCCCCGGCCAAAGCAGAAAAACCGGCCAAGGTCGCAAAAGGCAAGAAGGCGGCAAAGGCAGAAGCCCGGGCCCATGCAGAGGCCGCCAGGAGTGCGCGCGCAGCCAAACCCAAACCGGCGGCATCCAGCCCGGCGGCTGCGGCGCAGACTGCAGACAGCTATGTGGTCAACGTGGGACTGTTTGCCGACGAGAACAACGCCCGCAATGCCTACACCAAGCTCAAGGATGCCGGTTTGCCCGCGCAATCGCAGGAGGTCAAGTCGTCCAAGGGCCCGCGCACCCGGGTGCGGGTCGGTCCATTCGAGACCCAGGCCGAGGCCGACCGCGCGGCGGACACCATACGCGGCCTGCATCTGGAGGCCCAGGTCTTCAAGCCCTGA
- a CDS encoding HDOD domain-containing protein codes for MDVAEIDRELDHARDKGPVKDIVIPPCPDLLMELRKEVGKGDPDPGEIARIAASDVAMAASLLRIANSPLYARSRSASTVAQAVAMLGVGQTIDILTCFLTRNAIRVNSPLIEHFWETSTRRAIAMGFIARQLYGVDPDIAHTCGLFCHVGIPILLMGVKGYAGTLAEALARQDRSFAQTENAAHKTDHAVVGAIVAKTWRLPPVVALAVRLHHDFTILQDKGFSEEVRTLVAMALVAETLVARHEVVTVHREWDRFGAACLTHLNVVEAEMDAWLDTLYPLFESAAVL; via the coding sequence ATGGACGTAGCTGAGATTGACCGGGAACTGGATCACGCGCGGGACAAGGGCCCTGTGAAGGACATCGTCATACCGCCTTGCCCGGACCTTTTGATGGAGTTGCGCAAGGAAGTAGGCAAGGGCGATCCGGACCCCGGAGAAATTGCGCGTATTGCCGCCAGCGACGTGGCCATGGCCGCATCCCTGCTGCGCATTGCCAACAGCCCTTTGTACGCACGCTCGCGTTCTGCTTCCACCGTGGCACAGGCCGTGGCCATGCTGGGTGTGGGGCAGACCATTGACATCCTGACGTGCTTTCTCACGCGCAACGCGATTCGGGTCAACTCACCGCTCATCGAGCATTTCTGGGAGACGTCCACCCGGCGCGCCATTGCCATGGGCTTCATTGCCAGGCAGCTGTATGGCGTGGACCCGGACATCGCCCATACCTGCGGACTGTTTTGCCACGTTGGCATACCCATCCTGTTGATGGGTGTCAAAGGCTATGCCGGAACGCTGGCCGAGGCTCTGGCGCGTCAGGATCGCAGCTTCGCCCAGACCGAGAATGCCGCCCACAAGACCGACCACGCGGTGGTGGGCGCCATAGTTGCCAAGACCTGGCGGCTACCCCCGGTGGTTGCGCTGGCCGTACGCCTGCACCATGACTTCACCATATTGCAGGACAAGGGCTTTTCGGAAGAAGTGCGTACGCTGGTTGCCATGGCACTGGTGGCCGAGACGCTGGTGGCGCGGCATGAGGTCGTTACAGTGCACCGCGAATGGGACCGGTTTGGAGCGGCCTGCCTGACCCATTTGAATGTGGTCGAAGCAGAGATGGACGCCTGGCTGGATACGCTGTACCCGCTGTTTGAAAGCGCTGCCGTGCTGTAA